The genome window AAAAACACGGCTTGGAAGAGACGACTATAGAATTTCTCTACCGAAAAATATCGATGGGCCATTCGGGGAGAAAGTCAGTGAATTGAAAATTAATGAGTGGCAGTTAAGCGTGGTTCCTGAAGAGACCGAACTTGAGGAAGACGCCATTCAACCGTTTGAAGGAGGATTTAAATTTTCCTATTACGGAAAAAACTTTCGGTACGACCGCTTCGGACTGGATTTGGAATCTTAACACTTTTAAAAAACCGCTATTATGAGTTCAGATATGCACTATTCACTTTTAGATGGTTCGGTTATCACTGCCCGTTATCGAAATGGAGAAACGTCAACAACCAATCTTGCCCGAAATCTTCTGTGGGCTTCTGGATGATTCTATTGTAAGTTTTGAAGCATTGCAACCGCACCAGCAGCAGGCCTGGTACAGTTTTTTGGTCCAACTGGCAAGCATGGCCGTTGCTCGTGAAAATAGCGGAGAGATACCAAACCAGCCAGAGAATATGGAAAGATGCTACTGATAAGCCTTGCTGACGGCAGTGAAGCCGCCTGGCACCTAGTGGTAGAGATGATTCCCAGCCTGCATTTATGCAGCCGCCAATCCCGGAAGGTTCTTTGAAGGAGGCCGGTTACAGTTCAGATATTCAAACACCGGATGAGTTGGATATGCTGGTGACATCGAAAAATCATGATTTGAAGGGAAACCGGATTCTTAGACCCGATCCTGAACATTGGTTATTTGCACTATTAACATTGCAGACCATGGAAGGCTTTTTGGGAAGAGGGAATTACGGCATTGTAAGAATGAATGGTGGTTTTGGGAACCGCCCATTAGTTGGATTAAGTCCTGAAAAAAGTTGGGGAAAACGATTTTTGAGAGATGTAACAGTGTTGTTGAAAAACAGATCAGGGTTATTGAATTTATATACTTCAAATGGGCAAACTTTGCTTTGGCTCCCTCCTGGATGGGAAGAAAACAAGTGGAATTCCTTTAGAGGAATGTGATCCCTTTTTTATCGAAATTTGTCGGCGAATTCGCCTTACAAAAAATAACGATCAAATCTTATGTCTTCGGACAAATACGAAAGCAGGACGTGTTTCAACATCGGATGATCTAAATGGAAGAACTGAAGATCCGTGGACACCTATAGAAAAAAAAGGAGTAAAAGCGTTAACTCTTGGAGAATCAGGTTTTACCTATGAGTTAATTCAACAACTTTTACTTGGCGAAGAGTATGCTACTCCCATCGCACTTGAATTTCAGCATGATGAAAAAGATGGAGCCTTTCTGATTTGCAAAGCCTTAGTAAGAGGTCAGGGAAAAACAGATGGACTTCACCGTAGAATTATCCCCATTCCACCAAAAGTTACTGCCTCTCTTTTCAGCAAATCTTCTACGAAAGAGAGATATTAGCTAAACGAGCAAAAGGACGAATCTCTTCACCTATGATGTCCAACGAAAAATATTACGCCCTGCCATATCCAGCCTCTTAAGCAGTGGTACTGAACAGCGTGTAGAGTATGATAAAGTAGCTCCATGGATAAACCGTTTTGACCGTGAAATCGACCGACGGTTTTTTGAATCACTTTGGGCTTCAGTTAATATGGAATCCGAAGAGGCAAAACAGCAATGGGAAGAGATTTTGCTCGAAGAAGCGGAAAAAATATTTAAGGAAGCGGAAGCGAAGCACTCCCATTGCCCAGCTTCGGCGGCTCCGGGCCGTCAGCAAAGCCCGCTCCATGTTTTATGGACAGGTACGCAGAATATTTGAATACGCCGGAAAACAAGAAACAGCCAACCAGTAATTTTAGGAACAGTTATGAGTACTGAAATCAACACGGAGACCAATGAAATGAAACAGGAATCGAGTAATCGAATCGAGTATGGAAAAATCGTCGGCAAGGTATCAGCTATGATGCAACAAGATGGAGCCCTCTCGACCGGGGAGATGGCAGATCTTCGCCGTATATCTCCTGATCAGCCCTTTACTCCTGCCCTGTGGCGGCTATTGCTAATGCAGGATTTGGATCACTCTCCGGGCTGGATTCGGCAGGAGCGGTGGGAGCGCCGGTGGGCCACGCTTTTCATGGGAATGGCGCATTGTGCCGGACTTCACAATTATAACCTATCCCTGGGTGAAGCACTTGCCGAGGCGGGATGGTCCGAGTTGCGGTTTGTTCAACTGATGAGAGCAACGGATGAAACTCTTGAAACCCACCTTAGACGTGTTGCACAGTTTTTAGCGGGGAAAAACCAGGAGGCAAACTGGACCGATGTTGCCCGGTTGCTGTTTTATCAAAGCGGAGAGGCCGGGGAAAAGATACGCCTGTCCATCTCGCGCGATTACTATTCCAAAATCTACAAGCAAGAACAGGAAGCAAAATAAATTTCAAAAGTAAACTTTCAATTAATCAAACCACCATTATGAGCCAACCAAAATTTCTTCAATTTCTACACACTGACCTCTTACCCGGAACCCTTTTAAACCGCGATGATGCCGGTTTTGCAAAAAGGTTACCATTCGGGTGGTGCCACACGTACCCGTGTCTCCTCGCAATGCCTGAAATACCACTGGCGTAATTTCCAGGGAGAAAATGCCCTACATGATATCGATGAGTTTGAAAAAACATTTCGCTCCAGGGAAACCTTTCAGCGAAAACTGGCACAACCCTTAATTGATGAGGGATACCCGGAACCCTTGGTTCGGGCCGGAACAGGTGCGCTTAAAGAGTTTTTGTTAAGTGGTAAAAAAGCAAGTAAGTCTGATATCGAAAAACTAATTAATCCCGGTGAAGATGATGATCCTTGGGAAGAGCTGGAAACAAGCCAGATTACCATATTTGGTGAACCAGAGATGCGTTATTTACGTGAGCTTGTTAAATCGCAAAATCGATGAGTTAAAAGATGAATATTCGGTTTTTTGGGAAAATGATGAAGTGGCGGACAAAGAGGTTGTTTCCGAAGCCGCAGATTTAATGAGAGATTTTAACAAAGGTGATCTGAAGAAGAATCTAAAAGGTCTGAAATCGGCATCGGGGCTTGATGCGGCTATGTTCGGTCGAATGGTAACCAGTGATATTCTTGCCCGCGGTGATGCTGCAATTCATGTTGCCCATGCGTTTACCACGCACTAAGAAGAGAGCGAAAGCGACTACTCTTGCAGCCGTGGATGAACTCCGCCGGATGAGCCGGAAGAGAAGTGGAGAATTGGGGGCCGGACACATTAGGACAGTACAGAACTTTCAAGTGGACTTTTCTACAATTACGTTGTTGTGGATATCCCGCTTCTGATCTCAAACCTGGAAGGTGTTGAGAGAAATGAGTGGAAGAGTGTTGACAAGTCGATGGCTGCGGAAGTGGTGAACCGCCTGATTAAAATCGTTGCTACCGTATCTCCCGGTGCAAAATTGGGTTCAACAGCTCCTTATTCCTATGCCCAATGCCTCATGGTTGAAACTGGAACTTCTCAGCCGCGAACTCTGGCGAATGCATTTCAACAACCCGTTTCCAAAAACAGCAACGGAGTATTAGCGAATAGTTACCATGCACTCGGTTCATATATCAAAGATATGGATGAAATGTACGGAAACAGTACAGAACGAAAATTAGCTGCAACCGGTCCTAAGGAGACTCTTTAGAAAATATTGGAATTGGATGGTGTAACCTCTGTACCAGAAATAGCTGACTGGGCTGCAAATCAAATAAAAAGAGTATAGATGGATATCCTTATCCTTCGGTTAGATGCTCCCTTAATGAGTTTTGGAGCTCCTATCATTGACCGTCATGGTAAAGTACAGCCCTATCCTGCACTATCGATGCTTGCAGGAATGCTGGGGAATGCATTTGGGTATGATCACAGCGATTTTGGAAAACTCGAGGCCCTCCAAAAACGGTTGAGATACGCATCTCGGCAAGATCGGGCAGGACAGCAGATTCAGGATTATCAAACCGTAGATCTTTCCCAGGAGTTTATGCTGGATCATAATGCCTGGACAACTGAGGGCTGGCTGGATAAACGAAAAGGAGGTTCTTCCAGTAAAGGAACCCATATTCGTCTTCGGGATTACCGGGCAGATTCCATTCACACCGTTGCCGTAACCCTTCAACCTGCAGATGAAAAACCAACCATTGAAGATCTGCAACAAGCCCTTCAATACCCGGAACGACCGCTTTTTATCGGACGTAAAACCTGTCTGCCGGCCACTCTCGGTTTTGTCAATAAAATGGAGTGCGAATCCCTGACGGAAGCTTTGCAAAAGGCACCACTTTCTAAGCGGGCGGATCAACGAGTACCGGTTTCCCGCCTGGTGGCCTTTAGATGAAAATGAAAGACAGCCCAAAGCAGATTTCGAAGAACCTGTTACAGATCGGCGCGACTGGCAAAATCAAATCCATGTGGGTGAACGGTGGATTGCCCGGGGCGAAATTGAAATTCAAACAGAAGAGTGATTCCATGAGTGAGATTCAAACAAAAACAAATTATATGATACAGATGTGGCTCGATTCCCGGCAGCTCATGCAATTGGGACGCATGCTGCATCTGCCGCTGAAAAAGGTGGGGAATAACTACCTTGTGCACTGTGCGCTTTCTGAGCTGTTTCAGGATCAGGCTCCCAAACCGTTTAGCGTGGAAGACCATCACAGGCAGATTGCAGATTATAATGGGCAGGCGATTCGGGTATTATGCTATTCCGAACTGGATTGGGAAACCCTGCAAAATCTTGCCAAAGGTTTTGCCAGTCCAACGATCTATGAGATTGTGGACTGGGAACGGATGGCTTCTAAACCAATGCCCGCCGAATTTCCGGATGGAATGGAACTGGGATTTGAGCTAAGGGTTTGTCCAGTAGTGAGAAAAGCATCCGATGGTCCTAAATGGCGAAAAGGACAAGAACTTGATGTATTTCTATCCAAAGTCTGGGAAATTGACGATAAAACAGTGGAAGTTGACCGTGAAAAAACATACAAAGAGTGGTTGATCCATTACTTTGAAAAACAACATAGCGCTGACCTGATTTCACTGAGTGTGAAGCGGTTTTCCATTGAGCGAATGTCTCGCAGAAATCACCAGCAGAATCGAAAAGTAAAAATCATTCAACGTCCGGACGTAACCTTCACCGGTACTCTGAAAATACGAAATGGTGAAGAATTTAAAGAGTTGTTGTACAGCGGCATCGGCCGCCATAAAAGTTTTGGGTTTGGGATGCTGAAAATCCGAAGGGCATAAATGGTTACGATATATTGAGGCGTTTAGAAACTTTCGCAATACATAAACCTTGGGATTGTAAAATTTCCAAGTCGCCCGGTCGTTGCCTATATTACTCAATCAACAATAACTTTTCTTCCATTAGAATGGCTTCCTATAGTAATCTTATCGAAAGGCGTAAAGACATTCTTGGTGGCACACCTGTTTTTAAGGGTACACGTGTTCCTGTTAGCACCTTTTTGGAATATCTGGAAGCCGGGCATTCCCTTAATGAATTTCTGGAGGATTTTCCCACGGTAACCAGACACCAAGCTGTTCAGGTGCTTGAAAAGTTTAAAGATCAACTTCTTCAGCCACAATGATTAACATTTTGCTGGATGAATGCCTGCCAAAAAAATTAAAGTACAGAGTTGAAGAGTTAGATTCGACCTTTTTTGTACAAACAACTCCCGACATGGGATGGGCAAGTTTATCGAATGGAAAGTTATTGTCTGTTGCTGAGAAAGAGTTTGATGTTTTTATAACCAGTGACAAAAACCTCAGCTTTCAACAACCTATCCGATCTTCATCGATTCAGGTTGTACTTCTGAAAGCCAGAACCAATACATATGAAGATTTATTGCCATTGGTCAAGAAGTTACCTTCGGTTATCAAAGCCCATGTACCCGGTAAGTTTATAGAAATCGCGTAGATATCTGTTTAAAAAATGACTATCTGTTAACTGGCAATTATGACTTGCTGCTATTGGAAAAATTGGTGAAACAGAAATCAAAACCATTTCTGAGTTTTTGGATGAATTCAGTAATAAGCACACACCTCAACGAGATAATCTCCTCATCATAACAAGATATCAATATGGTACTTAAGGGCAGACTTGGTCTGGAAACAGCGCGTGTTCCTCACGCAGACAGGCACGGATTGCTGTGGCTGGAGAGAGGAAGGCTGGCAGTTGAAGATGGAAATCTTGTGTTTACCACCGCCGGCAATGATAAACTGGATGCCGGAGCTTATGAGATCCCATTTCAGCAGATATCAAGTTTGTTACTCGGGCCCGGCACGGTAATCAGTCACGATGCTCTTCGGTTACTTGCTCGTCAGCAAACAGGAGTACTTGCCGTAGGTTCAAAAGGCATACGATTATACGCTTTCAGCATGCCTTTTGGACCAGACCGTTCTGCACTTGCAAGAAAACAGGCTCTTTTATGGAGTGATGAAAAGACACGGATTGACGTCGTGCGAAAAATGTATGCCTACCGATTCGGTGAACCTCTGCCTGATTATGCCCGTGATATTGCTTCACTCCGGGGAATTGAAGGGAAACGAATCAAAAAAGTGTATGAACGTCTCGCCCAGCAATATGGGGTTGAATGGAAGGGAAGGAGATTCTGTGCCATGTCGGGCGCACTAAAAAAATCCGCCCCGGTAATTCAGGGCGGATTCACTCTTAACCCCCCACGAAAAAGCCAAAATTAAGGCTATACAAACAGTAAGCATCCCATCTATGGACTCAGAAAAAGCGGACCTTCGCTTTTTGTAATCATAAAGTGAGTTGTTGAACCAAAGGTTGCTCTCCTGAGTGCCGAAACTGAATGCGCACCCATCACAACCAAATCCGGCTTCTTGCTCATCTGTCTCTCGAGTAAGCGTTTCCCTACATCTCCGTGATCCAAAACCACTTTGGTTATATAGCTAAAATGATGTTCTTTCAGGAAACTCTCTGCCTGACTCAAAACCACTGATGCTTCACCTGCATCTTCACTGGAATTACTTTTGGGAACATTGACAAGCTCAATGTCCAGGTCGCTTCCGTATGGTAACAGATGAACAAAAGCCTGCAGAGATCTTGCGGCAGGCGAACTACCGTCGAAGGCAACCATTAACCTTTCCACATCATGATAGGTATCCGTTACAACCAGGGTTGGTGCCACACCATTTTTTACAACATTGGCAAGTGTTTTGGTATCCATGTCGGGTTCATTATAGAAAAAATGAGAATCTCTGCCTACAACCAGCAGATCGTGATATTTCATCTCTTCAACAATCATCTCAAAAGATGCTCCATGCCGGGTTACATTCCGGTGTTTTACATCAGCTTTCTGAACAGCATTGCTAAATGAGTCTAACAATTCTTTGGCTACTTCTCGGGTTTCCTCGGTCAATTCCTCCCAAATATAGTGTCCATACATCTCCGTTCCGGAACTGCCAACACCAATCACAGGCTGAATATTGGATGTATCCACAACAGCTAAACCCGTGAGACTGGCATCAAATCTTTTTGCCAAACGAATGGCATAACGGGTTGCTATGGGTGTATCCTGATCGGGATCGAGTGCTACTACTATTCGTTTAATCATCGCCTTACCTCCATCTTGTTCTCTTTAATTTTCTCTTCCTCAATACTGTGATATCAAATCTTCTCTTTTAATGATTGGGGACTTTTGAATGAACAGCGGTTTTTGCAGACTTCTTTGGCCTCATGATCCGTTTTAAGATTTCTCTGCCCAGTTGATGGCTGTGATATTGTGGAATAGAACTGTCTATGGATTGCACATTCCCCGGCAGATCCCAAATCCTTGAACTTTTTCCACTTTCCAACAAAACTTCTCCACCGGCCGCCAGAAGTTTCTCCGCTCCGCGAACGCCGTCTTCCCCTCCTCCGGATAAAAACACTCCCAAAACACGGCCCTGATAAAAATTTACAGCCGATTTCAAAAGAACATCAATTGACGGCCTGAATTTCATCTCCCTGGGGCCTCTGTGCTTATTTATTACCTGTCTTCTGCCTCTGTTTTTTATAACTGTATGAAAACCACCGGGAGCCACATATACCTGTCCCGGCAATAAAATACTGTTTTGTTCCGCCTCCCTGACATTAAGCGGAGTTATCAAATCAAGATCTGCCGCAAATTCCCTTGTATATATTTTGGGCATATGCTGAACGATAATGACAGGAACCGGAATTTGATCGTTCAGTGAAGAAAGCAGTTCATAGAGTGACTGAACGCCCCCCAAACAACCGCTTATAACAATTAACTCAAATGGCCCTTTTTGTGTTGATTTACTTTGTGTGCTTACACTCGAAGTTTGTGAAAGAAATATTTGATTCCCGATACCGGCCCGCATATTTATTTTTGGTAAAGCCTTTATTAAAGGCACTATTCTCTTTCTGAAATGTCTCTCTGCAAGCACAACTCCATGGTTATTTTCGGGTATGGTGATATAATCAAGAGCTCCCATTTTTAAACCAAAAAGTGCTGCCTGTGCGCCTTGAGAATTTAAAGGAGTCAACAGTACAACCGGAATTTCGGGATGCATGTTGATGATGCTTTTCAGCAGCCAAATTTCTCTTGAATGAACTGAATCCAAGCTCAAAAACAACAAGTCCGGACTCCTTTTTTCAATTTCCAAAAGCGTAGTATCGTTTTCGGAATTGCCCATTGCGTACAGGTCAGAAATGTTGCGTTCACCCTTCAGAATCCGCGACAGCATTTGTCTAACCAAAACACTCGGAGCAACAATCATTACGTTTATATGATGAGAATTGGCTGACATCTTTCCGGATTTTAATGTTTGATTTGTATGTAAAATATCAGCTTCCATTGAACCTGTCCGTATGCAAACTATTGAATGATTAGTAATCTATAGTTAAGAATCGATGTAGTGTTTTCCACTACACCATAATGCACATGCTTTTACAACATGCTGCCGGTTACGTACATGTTTAGCGGTTTGAGTCAAACAACCTGACAGAGCTCCCGACAGGCTTGTCGGGATCCTGTCAGATTTCCCTCGAAAACCGATCCACGCGACTCTGGCAGGAGCTATCGCACTCTGCCAGGACGCTAAACAGATACCCGGTTACTCCTTTTTCATACTCAGTATAATCTCGTGTTGACAACCATCTTTATTGAGAGGAATCTTTAACGGTTTCTCTTGCTTTCCAATCGGTTCGCCATTTATCTCTCCGTATAGTTTTCCTGTTTCAACAGACTCCGGATTTTTGACAATGATGTGACAAGTAGTCTCATTGTCATCCAGCGTAATAGTTATTTCAAACTCATCCCAATCAGACGGAATTACCGGGTTTAGCTCAATAAAATCCTTGCCGGGCCGGTATCCTAATATGGATTCCAGGGCTACACGATACATCCAGCCTGCTGATCCGGTATACCAGCTCCAACCCCCGCGGCCGGTCAATGGCGGCTCACCATACACATCTGCAGCTACCACATATGGTTCAACTTTGTAGTTCTCTGCGGCATCCCGGTCCAAAGCATGATTTATTGGATTGATCATTGAAAAATAGCGCATCGCTTCATCCCCCCGGTCACTTTCTGCAAATGCCCGAACCACCCATAGAGCACCATGTGTATATTGTCCGCCATTTTCACGAACACCGGGTATATAACCTTTAATGTATCCCGGATCTTTTTCTGTCCTGTCAAACGGTGGTGTCAGCAGTTTTATAATTCCATCTTTTTCTGATATGAGATGTTCTTTTATAGCTTTCAACACCTGTACTCTCCTTTCCCTGGAAGCCACACCCGACAGGATAGACCACGCCTGGGAAATCGCATCTATGGAACACTCCTTATTTTGGGCTGATCCAAGCGGCGAACCGTCATCATAAAACGCACGCAAATACCAGTCTCCGTCCCAGCCGGTGGTATTCAAATTCTTCTTCAGTTTTGCGGCCTCGTCACGGTATCTCATCGCCCGATCCGGATCATCCATTTTTTTACAGATCTCTTCAAAATCGACCAATATTTTGTAGAGGAAGAACCCAAGCCAAACACTTTCACCTTCTCCTTTTTCCCCGACAAGATTCATCCCGTCATTCCAGTCTCCGGTACCTATCAGCGGTAGTTCATGTTTGCCAAATTTCAGTGATATTTCTATCGCTTTACAACAGTGTTCATACAATGATTCTTTAGTACGTGATATTTCCGGCTGCAGGTATGCTTCATGTTCATGTTCCTCAAGTGCTCTTGCCTGAATGTATGGTATCTGCTCGTCCAGGAGAGGCCAATCATCCGTAATTTTCAGGTAATAATGAGTCACAAATGGCAGCCACAGCCGATCGTCTGTAATTTTTGTACGCACTCCGCGCCCTGTGGGCGGATGCCACCAATGTAAAACATCGCCTTGCGGAAACTGGTGTTTTGCATGAAGTAAGATCTGATCACGAACCATCTTCTCATCCACAAAAAGAGCTGCCATTGAATCCTGGAGCTGATCCCTGAAACCATACGCTCCTCCTGCCTGGTAATATGCCGTTCGTGCCCACATCCTGCTCGATAGATTCTGATACATCAGCCATCCATTCACTAAAAGATCCAGTGATTTGTCCGGCGTTTTTACTTGAATACGAGATAGTTTCGAGGACCAATATTGCTGAATATTTTTAAACTCTTCACCCGCATTTTTTGGTTTTCTAAATCTGTTTACCAGTTTAACTGCAGCTTTGCGACTTGTTGTCTCTCCATCCAAAAAAACCAGTTCAGCAGTTTCTCCGGGATCAATAGTTACAACCTTTTGAAGAGCGATGCACGGGTCTTCACCTTCAACCATTTTATTCTTTAATGAATTATAAAATTTTAGAGCAACCGGCGAACTGAGGTCACGATTTCTCCCAATAAACTCCTCGCGGCTTGTTGTATAGAAAAACGAATCCTTACCTGCCCCTGGCCCCATTGAAGCAAACATCACCCGGTCGGAGAATTCATTGTTATAATGATTTTGCAAAAGCAAGATCTGTTCATCATCCACAAGATCGGGAATTACAAATCTCGAAGAACTTGCCCGATCTACTCCAAGCACTGTTTCCAAATAATGAAATACAGACAATCTGCGTGTTTCATTACCCAAATTGGTAAGCGTGAGCTTTGAAATTTTCACCGGATCATCTTTCGCAACAAATTGCAGCAACTCTTGTTTGATCTCTGCCGAACTGTGCCCGAACCGTGTATATCCAAATCCGTGTGAAACGGTATATATTCCGTTACCGGGAACGGGGCCGGGTGTGGGCGACCAGTACTCTTTTCGGTCTTCATCGCGGATGTAAAATGCTTCGGAATGGGGATCTTTCACCGGGTCATTCGACCATGTGGTCAATTTATTCTCCCTGCTATTTTCACTCCATGTATAACCGGCACCCCGTTCGGTTGTCATAAATCCAAAATCCCGGTTGGAAATAACATTTATCCATGGTGAGGGTGGTAATAAAAGCTCACCTGTTTCACGATCTCGTTTAACAATAATTCGATATTCATCTCCATCCTCCGAAAAACCACCATAACCGTTAAAGAACTGAAGCCCTTTGCTTTCGCCTTCAACTTGATCAGCCATTGCGTTCTCCAGTGTTAAACTGAGAGGGCTTATATGGCGCTGTATTCTGATCATGATTCCAAGATTGAACGTCCATATCACTTCCTTTCTGTGGTAAATCATGCAGTTTATTATTCAGTATAACATGAGCTACACTCAATAGAAGCGTAAGGTCGGCCGAAGGAATCTGGTCGGTTCGGCGGAAGAAAATACCTCCCCGTTTATTTATCATATCCCGTGCCATCGAGGATTCACAGGCTGTTTGAATAGCTTCCTGAACTTCGTCGGCATAACTTGGCGGATGGTCATTTAAAAAGAGCATTTCAGTGTCCAGCCCCTTCATTCTCCAGAATGTATGTGCCTTCAGGAGAAGCCGAACATGTTTTATCTGATCGGTCTCATCAAGCCTGAAAATGACCAATGGCAGATCTCCGGAAATTCCGTAAGCCCACAAATCCTGCTGTTTTTTCCGGTTCTCTTTTAACGTGTTAAAATTTATCCGCAGTTGTTCATCGGCATATAACAGAAACGATTTTAGTTTTTGAAAATAGTGTGCTTGCCTGGCATTGAGCCCAATATGATTTAACTCAACAAGGCTGTAGACGGAAGCCATATCTATCGCTCTATTCACAGCATATTGATTGTCGTACATATCGGCAAGCTGAACGGCATCTTCGCGGCTTTCAGCATATCCCAACCCAAATGTACATTCAACTTTCTCTCCGGATTTAATTACAAATGATTTGCGAAGGCTTACAATCGGGTCTGAAATATTTCCAAGTGTTCCATGTAGCGTTCCATTTTCGTCCATGGCAGCCGGATGGCTCAACGATCTTCCTCTTCCAAGAAAAACGGCCCGATCTGTTTCATACTGCAATGGTTCGGAGTCGTCGGAATACAAAGTTGCAAAACTGTGTACCATCCATTTTTCGCTTT of Balneolaceae bacterium contains these proteins:
- the casB gene encoding type I-E CRISPR-associated protein Cse2/CasB: MSTEINTETNEMKQESSNRIEYGKIVGKVSAMMQQDGALSTGEMADLRRISPDQPFTPALWRLLLMQDLDHSPGWIRQERWERRWATLFMGMAHCAGLHNYNLSLGEALAEAGWSELRFVQLMRATDETLETHLRRVAQFLAGKNQEANWTDVARLLFYQSGEAGEKIRLSISRDYYSKIYKQEQEAK
- a CDS encoding type I-E CRISPR-associated protein Cas7/Cse4/CasC, whose product is MQKGYHSGGATRTRVSSQCLKYHWRNFQGENALHDIDEFEKTFRSRETFQRKLAQPLIDEGYPEPLVRAGTGALKEFLLSGKKASKSDIEKLINPGEDDDPWEELETSQITIFGEPEMRYLRELVKSQNR
- the cas5e gene encoding type I-E CRISPR-associated protein Cas5/CasD; the protein is MDILILRLDAPLMSFGAPIIDRHGKVQPYPALSMLAGMLGNAFGYDHSDFGKLEALQKRLRYASRQDRAGQQIQDYQTVDLSQEFMLDHNAWTTEGWLDKRKGGSSSKGTHIRLRDYRADSIHTVAVTLQPADEKPTIEDLQQALQYPERPLFIGRKTCLPATLGFVNKMECESLTEALQKAPLSKRADQRVPVSRLVAFR
- the cas6e gene encoding type I-E CRISPR-associated protein Cas6/Cse3/CasE, encoding MKDSPKQISKNLLQIGATGKIKSMWVNGGLPGAKLKFKQKSDSMSEIQTKTNYMIQMWLDSRQLMQLGRMLHLPLKKVGNNYLVHCALSELFQDQAPKPFSVEDHHRQIADYNGQAIRVLCYSELDWETLQNLAKGFASPTIYEIVDWERMASKPMPAEFPDGMELGFELRVCPVVRKASDGPKWRKGQELDVFLSKVWEIDDKTVEVDREKTYKEWLIHYFEKQHSADLISLSVKRFSIERMSRRNHQQNRKVKIIQRPDVTFTGTLKIRNGEEFKELLYSGIGRHKSFGFGMLKIRRA
- a CDS encoding DUF433 domain-containing protein, which translates into the protein MASYSNLIERRKDILGGTPVFKGTRVPVSTFLEYLEAGHSLNEFLEDFPTVTRHQAVQVLEKFKDQLLQPQ
- a CDS encoding CRISPR-associated endonuclease Cas1, whose translation is MVLKGRLGLETARVPHADRHGLLWLERGRLAVEDGNLVFTTAGNDKLDAGAYEIPFQQISSLLLGPGTVISHDALRLLARQQTGVLAVGSKGIRLYAFSMPFGPDRSALARKQALLWSDEKTRIDVVRKMYAYRFGEPLPDYARDIASLRGIEGKRIKKVYERLAQQYGVEWKGRRFCAMSGALKKSAPVIQGGFTLNPPRKSQN
- a CDS encoding universal stress protein, which produces MIKRIVVALDPDQDTPIATRYAIRLAKRFDASLTGLAVVDTSNIQPVIGVGSSGTEMYGHYIWEELTEETREVAKELLDSFSNAVQKADVKHRNVTRHGASFEMIVEEMKYHDLLVVGRDSHFFYNEPDMDTKTLANVVKNGVAPTLVVTDTYHDVERLMVAFDGSSPAARSLQAFVHLLPYGSDLDIELVNVPKSNSSEDAGEASVVLSQAESFLKEHHFSYITKVVLDHGDVGKRLLERQMSKKPDLVVMGAHSVSALRRATFGSTTHFMITKSEGPLFLSP
- a CDS encoding chemotaxis protein CheB, with translation MSANSHHINVMIVAPSVLVRQMLSRILKGERNISDLYAMGNSENDTTLLEIEKRSPDLLFLSLDSVHSREIWLLKSIINMHPEIPVVLLTPLNSQGAQAALFGLKMGALDYITIPENNHGVVLAERHFRKRIVPLIKALPKINMRAGIGNQIFLSQTSSVSTQSKSTQKGPFELIVISGCLGGVQSLYELLSSLNDQIPVPVIIVQHMPKIYTREFAADLDLITPLNVREAEQNSILLPGQVYVAPGGFHTVIKNRGRRQVINKHRGPREMKFRPSIDVLLKSAVNFYQGRVLGVFLSGGGEDGVRGAEKLLAAGGEVLLESGKSSRIWDLPGNVQSIDSSIPQYHSHQLGREILKRIMRPKKSAKTAVHSKVPNH